A single window of Vigna unguiculata cultivar IT97K-499-35 chromosome 1, ASM411807v1, whole genome shotgun sequence DNA harbors:
- the LOC114178728 gene encoding NAC domain-containing protein 76: MMPGNGQLTVPPGFRFHPTDEELLYYYLRKKVSYEAIDLDVIREVDLNKLEPWDLKDKCRIGSGPQNEWYFFSHKDKKYPTGTRTNRATTAGFWKATGRDKAIYHTNSKRIGMRKTLVFYTGRAPHGQKTDWIMHEYRLDEDDADVQEDGWVVCRVFKKKNQNRGFQQDIEEEENLTHMRTSGPCHVLEPKHHMQGGLYDYNFDGTMQLPQLFSPESAVAPTTTCLATSMNAMDILECSQNLLRLTTNGCGLNLMQQQGERFSGDWSFLDKLLASHHGMDHHQHHPQSKCNPPTHHAATSVGTSAQKFPFHYLGCDTHDIMKFSK; the protein is encoded by the exons ATGATGCCAGGCAATGGACAGTTAACAGTTCCTCCTGGCTTCAGGTTCCATCCTACTGATGAAGAGCTTCTCTATTATTACCTGAGGAAGAAAGTTTCTTATGAAGCCATTGATCTTGATGTCATAAGAGAAGTGGATCTCAACAAACTTGAGCCTTGGGACCTCAAAG ACAAATGTAGGATTGGTTCAGGGCCTCAGAATGAGTGGTACTTCTTCAGCCACAAGGATAAGAAATACCCAACAGGAACAAGAACAAATCGAGCAACTACAGCTGGTTTTTGGAAAGCAACTGGAAGAGACAAGGCCATATACCACACTAATTCCAAGAGGATTGGCATGAGGAAAACCCTAGTTTTCTACACTGGTCGTGCTCCTCATGGCCAGAAAACTGATTGGATCATGCATGAGTATCGCCTTGATGAAGATGATGCTGATGTTCAG GAAGATGGGTGGGTGGTATGCAGggttttcaaaaagaaaaaccagAATCGAGGTTTCCAGCAAGacattgaagaagaagagaactTAACCCACATGAGAACAAGTGGTCCTTGCCATGTTCTGGAACCAAAACATCATATGCAAGGAGGATTATATGACTACAACTTTGACGGCACAATGCAGCTTCCACAGTTGTTCAGTCCAGAATCAGCTGTTGCACCAACCACTACTTGCTTGGCGACATCCATGAATGCCATGGACATCCTTGAGTGCTCTCAAAACCTGTTGAGGCTCACAACTAATGGGTGTGGACTGAATCTTATGCAGCAACAGGGAGAGAGGTTCAGTGGTGATTGGTCATTCTTGGATAAGCTTCTAGCATCTCACCATGGCATGGATCATCATCAGCATCATCCACAAAGCAAATGTAACCCTCCCACTCACCATGCTGCAACTTCTGTTGGCACTTCAGCTCAGAAATTCCCATTCCATTACCTTGGCTGTGACACTCATGATATCATGAAATTTTCCAAGTAG